In a single window of the Notamacropus eugenii isolate mMacEug1 chromosome 4, mMacEug1.pri_v2, whole genome shotgun sequence genome:
- the PLK2 gene encoding serine/threonine-protein kinase PLK2 — translation MELLRTITYQPAGTTKMCEQALGKACGGESRKKKQQQPPEEPLPPPAQQPPPQPSQPQLSAHHHHHHSHSGTEVSRIITDPTTGKRYCRGKVLGKGGFAKCYEMTDLTNNKVYAAKIIPHSRVAKPHQREKIDKEIELHRILHHRHVVQFYHYFEDKENIYILLEYCSRRSMAHILKARKVLTEPEVRYYLRQIVSGLKYLHEQEILHRDLKLGNFFINESMELKVGDFGLAARLEPLEHRRRTICGTPNYLSPEVLNKQGHGCESDIWALGCVMYTMLLGRPPFETTNLKETYRCIREARYTMPSSLLAPAKHLIASMLSKNPEDRPSLDDIIRHDFFLQGFTPDRLSSSCCHTVPDFHLSSPAKNFFKKAAAALFGGKKEKARYFDTHNRLAKEDEEIYKLRHDLKKTSITQQPIKHRVDEEIQPPSTAVANSGAPAVDSKQQIGDAIRMIVRGTLGSCSSSSECLEDSTMGSVADTVARVLRGCLENMPEADFIPKEQLVTSFQWVTKWVDYSNKYGFGYQLSDHTVGVLFNNGAHMSLLPDKKTVHYYAELGQCSVFPATDAPQQFISQVTVLKYFSHYMEENLMDGGDLPSVTDIRRPRLYLLQWLKSDKALMMLFNDGTFQVNFYHDHTKIIICSQNEEYLLTYINEDRISTTFRLTTLLITGCSLELKNRMEYALNMLLQRCN, via the exons ATGGAGTTACTGAGGACCATCACCTACCAGCCAGCCGGCACCACCAAGATGTGCGAACAGGCGCTGGGCAAAGCCTGCGGCGGGGAGTCCAGGaagaagaagcagcagcagccgccCGAGGAGCCGCTGCCGCCGCCGGCGCAGCAGCCCCCGCCGCAGCCGTCCCAGCCCCAGCTGTCTGcgcaccatcaccaccatcactcgCACTCCGGGACCGAGGTCTCCAGGATTATCACCGACCCCACCACGGGGAAGCGCTACTGCCGGGGCAAGGTGCTGGGGAAG GGTGGCTTTGCAAAGTGTTATGAGATGACAGATTTGACAAATAACAAAGTCTATGCTGCAAAAATCATTCCTCACAGCCGTGTAGCTAAGCCTCATCAAAGGGAAAAG attgaCAAAGAAATAGAGTTGCACCGAATTCTTCATCACAGGCATGTGGTACAGTTTTACCACTACTTCGAAGACAAAGAAAACATTTACATTCTTCTGGAGTACTGCAGTAGAAGG TCTATGGCTCATATCTTGAAAGCCAGAAAGGTATTGACAGAGCCGGAAGTTCGCTACTACCTCAGGCAGATTGTGTCAGGTCTCAAATACCTTCACGAACAAGAAATCTTACACAGAGATCTTAAATTAG GTAATTTCTTTATTAATGAATCCATGGAACTAAAAGTGGGGGATTTTGGCTTGGCAGCAAGGTTGGAGCCACTGGAACACAGAAGGAG AACAATCTGTGGCACTCCAAACTATCTCTCTCCTGAAGTCCTCAATAAACAAGGGCATGGCTGTGAATCAGATATTTGGGCCTTAGGCTGTGTAAT GTATACCATGTTACTAGGAAGACCTCCATTTGAAACGACAAATCTCAAAGAAACCTATAGGTGTATAAGGGAAGCCAGGTATACAATGCCATCTTCATTACTGGCCCCTGCAAAGCACTTAATAGCCAGCATGTTGTCTAAAAACCCTGAAGATCGGCCCAGTTTAGATGACATCATACGACATGACTTCTTCTTGCAG gGCTTTACCCCAGATAGACTTTCTTCTAGCTGCTGTCATACGGTTCCAGATTTCCACTTATCAAGTCCTGCCAAGAATTTCTTCAAGAAAGCGGCTGCAGCTCTTTTTggtggcaaaaaagaaaaagcaagatatTTTGATACACATA ATAGACTAGCTAAAGAAGACGAAGAAATTTACAAGCTCAGACATGATCTGAAGAAAACGTCAATAACTCAGCAGCCCATCAAACACAGAGTGGATGAG GAGATCCAGCCACCCAGCACTGCTGTTGCCAACTCTGGAGCACCTGCAGTAGATTCCAAGCAGCAAATTGGTGATGCGATTCGGATGATTGTCAGAGGAACTCTTGGCAGCTGCAGCAGTAGCAGTGAAT GTCTTGAAGATAGTACCATGGGCAGTGTTGCAGACACAGTGGCAAGAGTACTTCGAGGGTGTCTAGAAAACATGCCAGAGGCTGACTTTATCCCCAAAGAACAATTGGTCACCTCATTCCAGTGGGTGACCAAGTGGGTGGATTACTCAAATAAATATGGCTTTGGTTATCAGCTGTCAGACCACACTGTTGGCGTACTCTTCAACAACGGTGCCCACATGAGTCTTCTTCCTGACAAAAA GACAGTCCACTACTATGCAGAGCTTGGTCAGTGTTCTGTTTTCCCAGCTACAGATGCTCCTCAACAATTCATTAGTCAAGTGACGGTGCTGAAATACTTCTCTCACTACATGgaagaaaacctcatggat GGCGGAGACCTACCTAGCGTTACAGACATCCGCAGACCGCGGCTCTATCTGTTGCAGTGGTTAAAATCAGACAAGGCTTTAATGATGCTTTTCAATGATGGCACGTTTCAG GTGAATTTCTACCATGATCACACAAAGATCATCATCTGCAGCCAAAATGAGGAGTATCTGCTGACCTATATCAATGAAGACAGGATATCTACCACCTTCAGGCTGACCACCTTGCTGATAACAGGGTGTTCATTAGAATTAAAAAACCGAATGGAATATGCACTGAACATGTTGCTGCAAAGGTGTAACTAA